In Leptolyngbya sp. CCY15150, a genomic segment contains:
- a CDS encoding cation:proton antiporter translates to MLASMVWILLMGFFAGQLARRLQAPALVGMVVAGIFLGPQVGHVLSDEVLGSADALRTIAVMVILMKAGLGLDREKLAQQGTVALRLGFLPASCEAIAVMLAAIWLFQFDVATGLLLGCILGAESPAVIVPAMLRLKSLGWGVHKGIPDAILTGSALSDVLLLLVFSLLLAFLAQGDAILTLPGGFTVNAIYLLPLQVVIQVGLGVLLGWITARLLVAVLAQQNWTQNAVQDSLVAASIALLLVIVAVAVPIFSGYLAVMATGFFLIELDAPLARRLRGGFNSLWAIAEIILFVLLGASIQLDVLGDTLLTGLLVLAIGTLVGRSLGWYLSTLGSNWTVRERLFLLPSNSAKATVQAAIGAIPLAQGIAGGETILAIAALSILITAPLGAWAIPTFAPKLLEQGEVDPTKVAIERRIVLLAAVDTSPLAPQVLKKAAELARRSDGEVIVLYVQQMDDVPGMVWLRDQVKHTLADIRHQFLIREGVIPETIIRIAQDYGVAEIIVGKRGHRSFQDVLVGSVPRAIVETSSLPVLVVEAESVGDLHEDT, encoded by the coding sequence ATGTTAGCAAGTATGGTTTGGATTTTGTTGATGGGCTTCTTCGCGGGGCAGCTAGCCCGGCGACTGCAGGCTCCAGCCTTGGTTGGCATGGTGGTAGCGGGCATATTTCTAGGGCCGCAGGTGGGGCATGTCCTCAGTGATGAGGTGCTTGGCTCTGCGGATGCCTTGCGCACCATTGCCGTCATGGTGATTCTGATGAAAGCCGGTCTGGGATTGGATCGTGAGAAACTAGCTCAGCAGGGAACGGTGGCCCTGCGCTTAGGGTTTCTGCCGGCGAGTTGTGAAGCGATCGCGGTCATGCTGGCGGCGATCTGGTTGTTTCAGTTTGACGTAGCCACCGGACTGCTGCTGGGCTGCATCCTGGGAGCGGAATCGCCTGCGGTGATTGTACCGGCCATGCTGCGGCTTAAAAGCCTAGGCTGGGGTGTACACAAGGGCATTCCCGACGCTATTTTAACCGGCAGCGCGCTCTCAGATGTCTTATTGCTGCTGGTGTTTAGCCTCCTGCTGGCATTTCTCGCCCAGGGAGATGCGATTCTTACCCTGCCCGGTGGATTCACGGTCAATGCCATCTACCTACTGCCGCTGCAGGTGGTCATCCAGGTTGGGTTGGGGGTGCTCCTAGGCTGGATCACGGCCCGTCTTCTGGTGGCAGTGTTAGCTCAGCAAAACTGGACACAAAACGCGGTGCAGGATTCCCTAGTGGCGGCCAGCATTGCCCTGCTGTTGGTGATTGTGGCGGTGGCGGTACCGATCTTTTCTGGCTACCTGGCGGTCATGGCCACAGGATTTTTCTTAATTGAGCTGGATGCGCCCCTAGCTCGGCGACTACGTGGTGGCTTTAATAGCCTCTGGGCGATCGCTGAGATTATCTTATTTGTATTGCTAGGAGCCAGCATTCAGCTTGATGTACTAGGCGATACGTTGTTGACGGGACTCTTAGTCTTAGCTATTGGCACCCTGGTAGGGCGATCGCTAGGCTGGTACTTATCTACCCTTGGCAGTAATTGGACAGTTCGAGAACGTCTATTCCTGCTGCCCAGCAACTCTGCTAAGGCCACGGTACAGGCAGCGATCGGAGCGATTCCCTTAGCCCAGGGTATTGCCGGCGGAGAAACAATCTTGGCGATCGCTGCCCTATCTATCCTGATCACTGCGCCCTTAGGTGCCTGGGCCATTCCCACCTTTGCCCCCAAACTCCTAGAACAGGGCGAGGTCGATCCCACCAAAGTAGCGATCGAGCGACGGATTGTTCTGCTGGCTGCCGTGGATACATCGCCCCTAGCGCCTCAAGTTCTGAAAAAAGCTGCCGAGCTGGCCCGACGCAGTGATGGCGAGGTCATTGTGCTGTATGTGCAACAGATGGATGATGTACCGGGCATGGTGTGGCTGCGAGACCAAGTAAAACACACCTTAGCCGACATTCGTCACCAGTTTTTGATCCGAGAAGGCGTGATCCCAGAAACAATTATTCGCATTGCTCAAGACTATGGTGTAGCGGAAATCATTGTGGGTAAGCGTGGGCACCGTTCATTCCAAGACGTCCTGGTCGGTTCTGTACCGCGAGCCATTGTCGAGACTAGCTCCCTGCCTGTGCTTGTGGTTGAAGCAGAATCTGTTGGAGATCTGCATGAGGACACCTGA